The DNA window GGCCGTCGCGACGAACCGGTCACAATCTACGGCGAAACGCCGCCCCGCCTGCTCCGCCGACTGGGGACGTTCGACGCCAAGCCCGAGGCGGGCGTCGCCGAACTGGACGTACAGCTATTGGAAGGCGAAACCATCCGCCCGGACGCCGTCCGGCTGTTCCGATCGCGTCCGTCGGGCTGGCAAAACCCGCTGGCTGAGAAGGACGGCTGCCCCGGCGTCGTCTTCGGCTGGCTCGAAGTCGAAGGTCCGATCTACGACCAGTGGCCCTCGGCCGGCCATAAGCTGATGTTCGGCGACCTTCCGCTGAAGAAGACCGCCGACGGAATTGAAGCCGTCTCGCAGAACCCCAAGGCCGACGCCCAGAAGCTTCTGACCGGCTTCATGACCCGTGCCTATCGCCGGCCGGTCGAGCCGGCGGAAGTGGCGCGGTTCACCAAGGTCATTGATGCCGCGCTCGCCTCGGGCAGCACGTTCACCGACGCGATGATCGCCGGCTACACCGGCGTGCTCTGCTCGCCGGAGTTCATCTGCGTCGAAGAAAAGCCGGGCAAGCTCGACGACTTTGCCGTCGCCACCCGGCTGTCGCTGTTCCTGTGGAACACCGCCCCGGACGACACGCTCCGACAGCTCGCCGCCAAGGGGAAACTGCGAAAGCCCGGCGTGCTGGCGGCGCAGGTCGATCGCCTATTGGCCGACCCGCGGTCGCGGCAGTTTGTGGAAGCCTTCCTCGACTACTGGCTCGACCTCCGCAAGATCGAAGCGACCTCGCCCGATTCCATTCTGTATCCCGACTATTACCTGGACGACCTGCTGGTCGAATCGGCAAAGGACGAAACGCACCTGTTCTTCACCGAGATGCTTAAGGCCGATCTGCCGGCGCGGAATGTCGTCGCATCCGACTTTGCGATGCTGAACGAACGGCTCGCGAAACACTACGGCATCGAAGGCGTGCAAGGTGTCGCACTGCGGAAGGTTGCGCTGCCCAAGGGCAGCCCGCGCGGCGGCATTATGACGCAGGCCAGCGTGCTGAAAGTTACCGCCAACGGCACGACAACGTCGCCGGTCCTGCGCGGCGTCTGGGTGATGGAACGCATCCTCGGCATGCCACCACCCCCGCCGCCGCCCAGCGTGCCGGCGGTCGAGCCTGACATCCGCGGTGCTGTGACCATCCGCCAGCAGCTCGACAAGCACCGCGACATCGCAAGCTGTGCCGCGTGCCACGTGAAGATCGACCCGGCCGGCTTCGCCCTGGAGAGTTTTGACGTTCTCGGCGGCTGGCGCGACAAGTACCGAGCCGTCGGCGACGGCGCAGCCGAAACCGGCTTCGGCAAGAACGGCCAGAAGTTCACCTTTCATAAGGGCCCGGCCGTCGATGCCTCCGGCCAGTTGCCCGACGGCCGAAAGTTTGCCGACGTGATCGAGCTCAAGCGGCAGTTGCTGACGAACGAACGCCAGATCGCCAGAAACCTGGCGAGCCAGTTTATCGTTTACGCAACGGGTGCTCCGATTGGCTTCGGCGACCGGGCGAAGGTTGAGGCAATCCTCGACCGTACGGCGCCCAAGCAGTTCGGCACCAGGAGCCTGATCCACGCGATCGTGGAGAGCGAGTTGTTCCTGAACAAGTAACGATGACGATTGTACTTCGTGTGTAACCTATGACGAACTTCCGAAACAAAGCCGTCTCTCGTCGATCGTTCCTCCGCGGTGCAGGCGTCGCCATGGCGCTGCCCATGCTCGATTCGATGATGCCCGCCGTCGCGTCGGCGGCGCAGAAGCAGGCGATCGCCGCCGCCGGCCCTGACGGCAAGCCACGCCGGTTCCTCGGCATCTGCAACAACCTGGGATTGCTCCCCGAGCAGTTCTTCCCCACCGAGGCCGGCCGCAACTACAAGCTGTCGCCGTACCTCCAGCACCTTGAGCAACACCGCAACGACTTCTCGGTCTTCAGCGGCGTCTGGCATCCCGATGTGGACGGCGGCCACCCCGCCGACAACTGCTTCCTCACCGCCGCCCCCCACCCCGGCAGCGGCGGGTTCCGCAATACGATCTCCCTCGACCAGTACATCGCCGAGCGCATCGGTCACCTCACGCGGTTCCCGTCGATGACGCTCGGCGTCAACGTCAACCGCGGCCAGCGCAGCCTGTCCTGGACCGGTTCGGGCGTGTTGATCCCCTGCGAGGAAAAGCCATCGGCGGTCTTCAAGAAGATGTTCGTCCAGGGCTCGCCCGACGAAGTCCGCAGGCAGGTGCGCAAGCTCGAGCTCGGCCGCAGCATCCTCGACGCCGTCTCGGGCCAGGCCAAAGAACTCCAGCGCGACGTCGGCGTTCGCGACCGCGACCGGCTCGATCAGTACTTCACCAGCGTCCGCGACCTCGAAAAGCGCATGCAGATGTCCAAGGAATGGGAAAACAAACCCAAGCCGAAGGTGACCAGCCCCTGCCCGCTCGACCCGACCAGCCCGGCCGAATACATGGACAAGGTCAAGCTCATGTACGACATGGCGCGGCTGGCGTTCGAGACCGACTCATCCCGCAACATCACCCTCATGCTCGACAGCG is part of the Humisphaera borealis genome and encodes:
- a CDS encoding DUF1592 domain-containing protein, whose translation is MRRSIRFIGLSVVVLGGVFAVSTLSSRAAPPAAASPASAAAPASPAVQSFISAHCVDCHDADSKKGNLDLTALKYDPASPQNMAAWVKVHDRVVAGEMPPKKKPPAAEQSVFVKSLSASLTAADASRTVQAGRATQRRLNRYEYENAVRDLLGAPWLALRDTLPEDGESHRFNKIGEALDVSHVQVSRYLSTADQALRDVMATQAERPKTETIRYYTRDQSSFVGKMKFSVFNRSPERATFPVLGTAAQPDVRALTAPISVGKKDPKTRELEGMGVVASTYEPLEIKFNKFEAPVSGRYKLRFKTWTVWVGPGKGNKWWVPDLDNVAPGRRDEPVTIYGETPPRLLRRLGTFDAKPEAGVAELDVQLLEGETIRPDAVRLFRSRPSGWQNPLAEKDGCPGVVFGWLEVEGPIYDQWPSAGHKLMFGDLPLKKTADGIEAVSQNPKADAQKLLTGFMTRAYRRPVEPAEVARFTKVIDAALASGSTFTDAMIAGYTGVLCSPEFICVEEKPGKLDDFAVATRLSLFLWNTAPDDTLRQLAAKGKLRKPGVLAAQVDRLLADPRSRQFVEAFLDYWLDLRKIEATSPDSILYPDYYLDDLLVESAKDETHLFFTEMLKADLPARNVVASDFAMLNERLAKHYGIEGVQGVALRKVALPKGSPRGGIMTQASVLKVTANGTTTSPVLRGVWVMERILGMPPPPPPPSVPAVEPDIRGAVTIRQQLDKHRDIASCAACHVKIDPAGFALESFDVLGGWRDKYRAVGDGAAETGFGKNGQKFTFHKGPAVDASGQLPDGRKFADVIELKRQLLTNERQIARNLASQFIVYATGAPIGFGDRAKVEAILDRTAPKQFGTRSLIHAIVESELFLNK
- a CDS encoding DUF1552 domain-containing protein; protein product: MTNFRNKAVSRRSFLRGAGVAMALPMLDSMMPAVASAAQKQAIAAAGPDGKPRRFLGICNNLGLLPEQFFPTEAGRNYKLSPYLQHLEQHRNDFSVFSGVWHPDVDGGHPADNCFLTAAPHPGSGGFRNTISLDQYIAERIGHLTRFPSMTLGVNVNRGQRSLSWTGSGVLIPCEEKPSAVFKKMFVQGSPDEVRRQVRKLELGRSILDAVSGQAKELQRDVGVRDRDRLDQYFTSVRDLEKRMQMSKEWENKPKPKVTSPCPLDPTSPAEYMDKVKLMYDMARLAFETDSSRNITLMLDSVNSPAIELGEDHKAADGYHNLSHHGKNAGKLKELQAIDEWHMKLLADLFGQLKTVKEGGETLLDRTMILYGSNLGNANTHVTTNLPALFAGGGFKHGQHLAFDREHNYPLPNLFVSMLQRMGLETDKFATSTGTMRGLEMV